A genomic window from Carassius carassius chromosome 29, fCarCar2.1, whole genome shotgun sequence includes:
- the LOC132109414 gene encoding C-X-C motif chemokine 14-like produces the protein MNRCTAALLLLVIAVYSINTEAYKCRCTRKGPKIRYKDVQKLEIKPKHPYCQEKMIFVTMENVSRFKGQEYCLHPRLQSTKNLVKWFKIWKDKHRVYEA, from the exons ATGAATCGCTGTACGGCCGCTTTACTTTTGCTGGTTATCGCAGTTTATTCAATCAACACAGAGG CATACAAGTGCAGATGCACTAGAAAAGGACCGAAGATCCGGTACAAAGATGTACAAAAGCTGGAGATCAAGCCTAAGCATCCATACTGCCAAGAAAAGATGATATT TGTCACCATGGAGAATGTGTCCCGTTTCAAAGGGCAGGAGTATTGCTTGCACCCCAGACTCCAGAGCACTAAGAACCTTGTCAAGTGGTTCAAAATCTGGAAGGACAAACACAG GGTGTATGAGGCCTAA